The Bartonella sp. HY328 genome contains the following window.
CCTTCCATGGTTTGTAAAAACCGTGCTGAGGCAAAAGGATCATATCCCGCTTCTGCAACCGTCTTAATACCAATTTTATCGGCTTCCAATTCTTGATTTCGCGAAAACTGCGCTAAAGACATTTTGCCGCGAATTTCAGTTTCACGTTCGCGGTTTCTATCGGACAAAACCTCAGAAACCACCTTATTGCTTAACTCGACCTCAGCCTCTTTGCGCAAGCGTTGTACACCGTGATTGGCAGTAACATGGGCCATTTCATGGGCAATCACTGCCGCAACTTCTGATGAATCATTGGCCAAAGCCAAAAGCCCACGAGTTACGTAAACATAGCCACCTGGCAATGCAAAAGCATTAATATTAGGAGAATTTAAAATAGTAATACGATAGGTCTGCTCTGGATTACCAGCAGCAACGGTTAATTTACCAACAATTTTGGCAACCATACGCTCCAATTGCGGATTATTATATTCGCCGCCATAAGTGGCAAGAATACGCGGATGCTGGGCAGCACCAAGCTGCGACATTTGATTGTTTTTATCAACAGTATCAACGATATAAGGATTAATAGATGGCTTTAAGCCACCATCAGGCTTACTATAATCAATAACAGTACAGCTGCTTAAAAGCGGCAACATAAACGAAGCTAAATAAACGGAAAAGCGCTTTAAAGAGCGTTGTTTGCTTTTTTTTATTATAGTTTGACTATAAGCCATTGCCATTTTGCTTTTCTCACTGCACATATTTAATATAAATATATTTCTATACTTCTTTTGCTTAAATTGGAAAAATAAGCTTTAATTTAAAACCATACTTGATTACGCCAAACCGTCACACTTTTCCAGCTACAAATCACGATTTTTAATTGTTATAGCCATTTTATACTCACCAAAAGACCTTGTCACAATAACGGCGCTAATAAGATCCTGACCTAGACCACGAATATACCAAATAAATTGACCCATAGCATATGTTAGCTTTAAAAAGCAATTTTATTGCGATAAATTATTGAATAATATACGCAATATTATACAAGCGATAAACCTATTTTTTTAAATTAAAGCATGTATATTTCGTTTTTTGATGTCTGTGACCCAAGAGGCACGGTTTTTAGGTTCGTTCCAAACCAGAAAACCGAGTAAGAAACGAGATCATCCTGCAAAACCACCACTATCAAGAAATTTTTGTTCCTCGGTGGTCGTTTTACGATGCAATACCCCATTTCGGTGAGGGAAACGCCCAAAACGCTTAATAATATCCTGATGGATAAGAGCATATTGATAAAAGCTATCTTCACCCAATTTTTTGAATAATTTAATACTTTCTTCTTGGTCGTCAATATCTTCGGAATGCTCATATGGCAAATAAAAAAACGCCCGCAAAGCTTTTTCTATTTTTTGATCAAAGCCTAATTTTACAGCGTTTTTGGCAATTTTTAAGGCCTTGGAATCACAAGAAAAAGCCTTTGCATCGTTGCGAAACATATTGCGTGAGAACTGGTCAAGCAGCAGCAATAGGGCAAGCGAACCCTCAGCTGTTTTTTGCCAATCATCTAAATCACCATTGGCGGCTTTTTGCCAAAGGCCATAAAATTTTTGGCGGATTTCCTCATCAAAAGTATCGCTCTTTTTAAACCATTTTTCATGCCCAGCGTTTTTCCAAAACTCGATTACTGCATGCTCATTATCAATCATAGCAATCCTCCCTATAAGTAGCCACGGATATTTAACCAAAGTGCCAACTAATCCAATCTTACGACTCTTATAATATGTAAGCAATCTTTACCAAATCAACAAGCTTAACAAGTTTAAAATTTAGCTTATTTGCTGCATTTAAAAAATGAAAGGGATAAAGCACAATCATAACGAGGTTATTTTTTACAAGCACGTAAATTCCTATTGATTAAGTAAAGATTCCACTTGCTAAAGCAAAAATTTTTGTGCATGGTACCGAACGGTACGGTACGTTGACACTTATCGAATAAAACAAATTTAAAATTTTTATTTATTGAGTAAGGCATTCATGCAAACGGTAGAAGCAAAAGTAGAAACGTTGACAGCACGTCAAAAAGACGTGCTTGATGCGGCTTTGCATTTACTCGTTTCCGGAGAAAAAAACCTTACAATGGGGCAAATAGCCAAAGAGGCGAGCTGCTCTAAGGAAACGCTTTATAAATGGTTTGGCGACCGTGATCATTTTCTTGAAGCCATGGTGCAATGGCAAGCTGCTAAAGTTCGGATTATGCCGGTTAAAAAAGAAGCGCTTGATTTAGGCTCGCTTTTTTCCAGCCTTGAGCATTTTGCGCGTGACTGGCTGATGGTTTTATCATCACCAACATCCATTGCTTTAAATCGCTTAGCAGTAGGCTCAGCTTCTCCTGATAACGCCCGCCTTGGTCAAATTGTGCTTTCTAATGGGCCTTTTGCAATGGCAAAGCGAGTTAAGCCCCTTTTAGAGCTTGGCCGTGACGCTGGCTTACTCGATATTGAAACCATTGATCAAGCTTTTAGAACGTTTTTTGGTCTTGTTGTGCGGGATATGCAGATAAGGCTATTATTAGGTGATGAGATTGAAATGAATGATGACATCATTATTAAGGAGGCGCGCAATGCGACCCGTCATTTCTTCCATTTATATGTAGCTGAGGAGTTTAAAACTCTTTTGTAATGAAGTTTCACAATTATTCGCCAATTCCTGATATTTGGCGAATGGTTGAAATAAATTTGAATGGGTGAAGTATTGCCCAGTCAAAACCAAAACAAGCATTTTGTTTAAATGCTTGCAATAAACACCAAACAGACCGCAAGAGGAGAGTTCCATGCGCGTATATTATGATCGTGATGCAGACGTTAATTTAATCAAGTCAAAAAAAGTTGCCATGGTTGGTTATGGTAGCCAAGGCCGTGCCCATGCCCTTAATCTTAAGGATTCAGGCGCTAGCGAAATTCGCGTG
Protein-coding sequences here:
- a CDS encoding DUF924 family protein: MIDNEHAVIEFWKNAGHEKWFKKSDTFDEEIRQKFYGLWQKAANGDLDDWQKTAEGSLALLLLLDQFSRNMFRNDAKAFSCDSKALKIAKNAVKLGFDQKIEKALRAFFYLPYEHSEDIDDQEESIKLFKKLGEDSFYQYALIHQDIIKRFGRFPHRNGVLHRKTTTEEQKFLDSGGFAG
- a CDS encoding TetR/AcrR family transcriptional regulator gives rise to the protein MQTVEAKVETLTARQKDVLDAALHLLVSGEKNLTMGQIAKEASCSKETLYKWFGDRDHFLEAMVQWQAAKVRIMPVKKEALDLGSLFSSLEHFARDWLMVLSSPTSIALNRLAVGSASPDNARLGQIVLSNGPFAMAKRVKPLLELGRDAGLLDIETIDQAFRTFFGLVVRDMQIRLLLGDEIEMNDDIIIKEARNATRHFFHLYVAEEFKTLL